The following DNA comes from Hymenobacter siberiensis.
GCATAACGAGCATTAGCCTGCGGCATAACCTGCCTCATGGGAGCGGCCACAGCGGCGGCCTACCTTTGAATTTGTGCCCCTGGTGGGCCTTCTCCATGCCACTTCGCCCCCTCGTATCCCTTCCCCCGTTGGCCGCCGCCGTGCTGCTGGTGCTGCTGCCGCTGGTAGGCAGCGCCGGGGTGGAGGCTACCCAGCACCGGCTGGCAGCGCTCCAACGCCGCCTGGGGGACGCCATTTTCGTACTCGTGGTGGACGAGGCCAGCCACCCCGACGTGGTGCGCAGCTTCCAGCCGGCCGGGCTGCCCATGTGCGTGCTCGTGCAACAGGGCCAGGAG
Coding sequences within:
- a CDS encoding YbbN family protein; its protein translation is MPLRPLVSLPPLAAAVLLVLLPLVGSAGVEATQHRLAALQRRLGDAIFVLVVDEASHPDVVRSFQPAGLPMCVLVQQGQELWRQPGLPEEELLAEQLLGRLRPAASGPAVA